The genome window CAGACCGTGCCGGAGGCCCACCGCTTCAGTCCGGAACTGTGGTCGGGGGACCGGGGTGACAGGGACTGGCCTCTCGTGCCGTTCAGTGGTGGACCAGGCATGTGCCCGGGACGCAACGTCGTGCTGCTGACCGCCAGCCTGGTGCTCGGGGAGCTGCTGCGTCAGAGGGAGATCACGGCAGCTGAAACCCTGGACACGAGCCAGCTCCCCGGCACCTTGAGCCCATTCCACCTGCGGTTCGACATCCGGCGGGGCTGAACGCGGCGGATCAGAGCTCGACGGTGTTGCTCTCTCCGGGGCGGGCGGGTTCATCGCTGACCATGCCCTTGATGACCTCCACCACGGTGGCCGGCATGCCCGGAGAATCCCAGTACTCACCCGTGTCCGGGTCCACCTTGAGCAGGACGATGTCCGAGTCCTCCGGCTGGGACTCGCCGAAGAAGGCCTCGGTAGTCTTGGACCAGTAGCGCTTCTTGCGCTCCACGTCCCCCTCCACAGTGGCGGTGCCGGTGATGGAGGCCCAGAAGCCCTTCTCGGCCACGGTCACGTTGACCGGCTGGCTCCCGGTCACCTCGCCGATCTTCGTCGTGCTGACCCGGGTGATGAACCAGATGGTGTGGTCCGGCTCGATCTCCTGGATGGCCATCGGGCGGCTGACGATGCGACCGCCGGAATCAGTGGTGGCCAGCATGGCCAC of Citricoccus sp. K5 contains these proteins:
- a CDS encoding pyridoxamine 5'-phosphate oxidase family protein: MAEHDPVKTLLEKTEKAGVAMLATTDSGGRIVSRPMAIQEIEPDHTIWFITRVSTTKIGEVTGSQPVNVTVAEKGFWASITGTATVEGDVERKKRYWSKTTEAFFGESQPEDSDIVLLKVDPDTGEYWDSPGMPATVVEVIKGMVSDEPARPGESNTVEL